ATGCGCCCTTCCGCCTCGCTGATGCGCACCAGCTCGACGTTGCCGCGAATAAACTCGCTGTTGGCATCCTGCGGATTCATCGCCACCGCCGGGAAGCTCTCTTTGCGGAACATCGCTTTTTGCAGATCTTTAACGTCAAAGCTGACGTAGAGATCGTGCATCTCCTGGCACAGTTCGCGCAGGGTGTAATCGCGGTAGCGCACCGGGTATTTGTTAAAGATGGTCGGCAGCACGTCGGCCAGCGGCGTGTCATCTTCAATATGCTGCTCAAATTGGGCGATCATCGCCACCAGCTGCGCCATCTTCTCCGCGCTTTCGGCAGGCGTCAGCAGGAAGAGGATCGAGTTGAGATCGCACTTCTCCGGCACAATACCGTTTTCACGCAGGTAGTGCGCCAGAATGGTCGCCGGAATACCGAAATCGGTGTATTCACCCGTCTCCGCATCAATGCCCGGCGTGGTGAGCAGCAGTTTGCAGGGATCGACAAAATATTGATCCTGGGCGTAGCCGGCAAAACCGTGCCACTTGTCGCCCGGCTCAAAGCTGAAGAAGCGGCGCTTGCGGGCAATAAGCTCGGTGGGATGATCCTGCCATGGGCGACCGCCGATCACCGGCGGCACAAACGGCTGGATCATTTTGCAGTTGGCGATGATCGCTTTGCGCGCCTCAATGCCCAACTCGACGCACTCCGCCCACAGCCTGCGCCCGCTCTCGCCCTGGTGAATTTTGGCGTTGATATCCAGCGCGGCAAACAGCGGATAAAACGGGCTGGTGGAGGCGTGCAGCATAAAAGCGTTATTCAAACGCTTGTGCGGGCAGAAGCGCGCCTGGCCGCGCAGGTGGTTATCTTTTTTGTGGATCTGCGAGGTTTGCGAGAAGCCCGCCTGCTGTTTATGCACCGACTGGGTGACGAAGATCCCCGGATCGTTTTCGTTCAGATCGAGCAGCAGCGGCGAGCAGTCGGCCATCATCGGGATAAACTGCTCGTAACCGACCCACGCCGAATCAAACAGGATGTAGTCGCACAGGTGGCCGATCTTATCGATCACCTGGCGGGCGTTGTAGATCGTGCCATCGTAGGTGCCAAGCTGGATCACCGCCAGGCGGAAAGGACGCGGCTGTTTGGCCTTATCAGGCGCGACATCGCTGATTAAGGTGCGCAGGTAGGCTTCATCAAAACAGTGATCGTCAATGCCGCCAATAAAGCCAAACGGGTTGCGCGCCGCTTCCAGATAGACCGGCGTCGCCCCGGCCTGAATCAGCGCGCCGTGGTGGTTGGATTTATGGTTATTACGATCGAAGAGCACCAGATCGCCGCGCGTCAGCAGCGCATTGGTCACCACCTTATTGGCGGCAGAGGTGCCGTTAAGCACAAAGTAGGTTTTGTCGGCGTTAAATACTTTGGCGGCAAACTTCTGCGCGTGCTTGGCGGAGCCTTCGTGGATCAGCAAATCACCGAGCTTGACGTCGGCGTTGCACATATCGGCGCGAAAGACGTTCTCACCGAAAAAGTCGTAGAACTGGCGGCCTGCCGGGTGCTTTTTAAAGAAAGCGCCGTGCTGATGGCCGGGACAGGCGAAGGTGCTGTTCTTCATCTCGACATATTGACGCAGCGTATCGAAGAACGGCGGCAGCAGCGTCGCTTCATAATCACAGGCGGCGGCTTCCAGCTCCAGCCACTCCTGATCGCGTCCGCTAATCACCGCCGTCACGCCTTCAGGCGCGGTAACCGGTTCGCCGGAGAAGAGAAAGACCGGCAGATTAAAACCAGTGCGTTTGAGCAGCGCGAGAATGCCGCTGCGGCTCTCCGCTACCGTCATGACGACTGCCGCCACATCCGTAAAATCGGTACTCTCAAGGGAGATCACCTCGCGGTGGGTTGAGAGGGTAGAGAGCAGCTCGCGGCTGACGGCAATTTTCAGTGAGTTCATAAGCACGAATACCCGTTTCAGGGGAGTAAAAAGCCCCGGACGAAGCGGTGGCTTCGCCCAACGAAAATGTCTGGCTGGGATCAGCTCCGGACGCCAGACATCAGTAAAAGCAGAAAACCGCTGATCTTACTGTTGTCCTGCGGTGAGCGTGCGCTACCCTCACCGCATGGTGAGAAAGAGTGACGATAAGCGGGGGCGAGTGGCCTTGGCACGGGCGTGAAACGCAGTATCAGCGGCTGAAATGTACAGCATCAGGCGGCCCCGTCAGATGGATGAAAATTCGCGCAATCATGTCATTTTTAACCCGCAGGCGCAACCTGGGTGGCACTTCGCCGCGCATAAAAATGCTATGGTATGCGCCTTCTTATTCATTTTTATGGCACTTCAGGAGTGTGAACGTGCTGACAGGTCCTTTTATTAACGCGGCTGCCGTGCTGATCGGCGGCATGCTCGGTGCGCTGATGAGCCACCGTTTACCGGAGCGCGTGCGCTCATCAATGCCCTCCATTTTTGGCCTTGCTTCGCTTGGCATCGGCATTTTACTGGTAGTCAAATGCGTCAACCTGCCGGTGATGGTGCTGGCGACGCTGCTCGGCACACTGATTGGCGAGCTATGTTATGTTGAGCGCGGCATCGGCGGCGGCGTTAACGCCCTGCGCAAGCTGGCGCAGAAGCGCAACGCGGTTGAGTCAGCCTCCAGCGCCCATGAGTCGTTTATTCAGAGTCTGGTGGCGATCATTATTCTCTTTTGCGCCAGCGGGACCGGGATTTTTGGCGCCATGCGCGAAGGGATGACCGGCGATCCCAGCATCCTGATTGCTAAAGCGTTTCTCGATTTCTTTACCGCGCTGATCTTCGCCACTTCGCTCGGTTTCGCCGTGGCGATCATCTCGGTTCCAATGCTGATTATTCAACTGACGCTCGCCACCTGCGCGACGCTGATTCTGCCGCTGACCACCCCGGCGATGATGGGCG
This Kosakonia cowanii JCM 10956 = DSM 18146 DNA region includes the following protein-coding sequences:
- a CDS encoding DUF554 domain-containing protein; amino-acid sequence: MLTGPFINAAAVLIGGMLGALMSHRLPERVRSSMPSIFGLASLGIGILLVVKCVNLPVMVLATLLGTLIGELCYVERGIGGGVNALRKLAQKRNAVESASSAHESFIQSLVAIIILFCASGTGIFGAMREGMTGDPSILIAKAFLDFFTALIFATSLGFAVAIISVPMLIIQLTLATCATLILPLTTPAMMGDFTAVGGILLLATGLRICGIKMFAVANMLPALVLAMPLSALWTAFFA
- a CDS encoding ornithine decarboxylase, producing MNSLKIAVSRELLSTLSTHREVISLESTDFTDVAAVVMTVAESRSGILALLKRTGFNLPVFLFSGEPVTAPEGVTAVISGRDQEWLELEAAACDYEATLLPPFFDTLRQYVEMKNSTFACPGHQHGAFFKKHPAGRQFYDFFGENVFRADMCNADVKLGDLLIHEGSAKHAQKFAAKVFNADKTYFVLNGTSAANKVVTNALLTRGDLVLFDRNNHKSNHHGALIQAGATPVYLEAARNPFGFIGGIDDHCFDEAYLRTLISDVAPDKAKQPRPFRLAVIQLGTYDGTIYNARQVIDKIGHLCDYILFDSAWVGYEQFIPMMADCSPLLLDLNENDPGIFVTQSVHKQQAGFSQTSQIHKKDNHLRGQARFCPHKRLNNAFMLHASTSPFYPLFAALDINAKIHQGESGRRLWAECVELGIEARKAIIANCKMIQPFVPPVIGGRPWQDHPTELIARKRRFFSFEPGDKWHGFAGYAQDQYFVDPCKLLLTTPGIDAETGEYTDFGIPATILAHYLRENGIVPEKCDLNSILFLLTPAESAEKMAQLVAMIAQFEQHIEDDTPLADVLPTIFNKYPVRYRDYTLRELCQEMHDLYVSFDVKDLQKAMFRKESFPAVAMNPQDANSEFIRGNVELVRISEAEGRIAAEGALPYPPGVLCVVPGEVWGGAVQRYFLALEEGVNLLPGFSPELQGVYSETDADGIKRLYGYVLK